One region of Salvelinus sp. IW2-2015 linkage group LG6.1, ASM291031v2, whole genome shotgun sequence genomic DNA includes:
- the LOC111965275 gene encoding transcription and mRNA export factor ENY2-2, translating to MSKDSKMRATINQKLTEMGERERLKELLRSKLTECGWRDQLKAYCKDVIKEKGLEHVTVEDLVVEITPKGRVLVPDSVKKELLQRIRAFLAQHAT from the exons ATGAGCAAAGATTCCAAGATGAGAGCAACAATCAATCAGAAGTTAACTGAGATGGGTGAACGAGAGCG ATTGAAGGAGTTGCTCAGATCTAAACTCACTGAATGTGGATGGAGGGATCAGCTGAAAGCTTATTGCAAAG ATGTCATCAAAGAAAAGGGCTTGGAGCATGTGACTGTCGAGGACCTTGTGGTAGAAATCACCCCTAAAGGAAGAG TTCTGGTGCCTGACAGCGTGAAGAAGgagctgctgcagaggataagagcCTTCCTGGCTCAGCATGCCACATAA